A single genomic interval of Streptomyces sp. BA2 harbors:
- a CDS encoding non-ribosomal peptide synthetase — MARQSPLHLLFSDLAAQAPDRTALVDGDGGRGIGYAELDAEANRLAHLLCAAGVGRGSLVAVHLPLSADLPTALLAVWRAGAAVLPLPADVPDEGLRALRRYAEPAAVLTQGNAAAALRAGAGPAPVIDLDAERDTLRSQAATPPAVSVEDDDLAWGVQLADDGQYLMADHATVAHHVRWTTRRFGVTDADRVLCTPSGLASYWPLFTALTTGATVVTATAKAPLAHTVAGHGVTVMPIAASGLDAAAAEGDWAACGALRLVLAAGSPAGPAPTAVVTAAGAQAWQVYGPDSGALAVTACPVEGGSGDAAAAASLGRPVDKVRVLVLDAYGDPVPPGVPGELHVAGSAVARGILGDPLATAERLRPAPFGAPGSRMYRTGDEVRWRADGAVELLGRVSDGAQAPAAFAAELPGRPVHAAPVTSAERAVCQTWSELLGIADIGLDDNFFQLGGHSLVLTQLAEMLHRTTGRQVVLADLFAAVTVREQAALVDSAAAVEPAVTPVPRDGELPLSFGQRRLWFMNTMHPKSPEWTAPLFIRLSPDISADAVRRALDILGERHEALRTRYASRGGEPVQIVEPYTPVELRVVDGERDDLLPVYAEQFEAGFDLEGGQVWRALLGRAPGEDQLLLVTIHHVACDGWSSAVLEDEFRTLCRALHAGEPTDLPELPVQYADFASWQQQWRTTERLADDLDFWRRTLDGMAPLELPTDHPRPPERDPHGSVVTFSIPQPLVDAATALGRRNEATPFMTLLTAFGTLLARHTGQWDVVVGAPVAGRTRPELRPMVGFFLNSLVLRCPLEAGQSFQDALGRVRGACLDAFAHQEVPFEHLVEELRPERDLSRTPLYQVAFNMHDEQLTGGMPDRTDLDYLRGARQVSKTDLTLYVRREADGTWTGALEYATALFEHATIERFADHFVRLLASVTAAPATPLAEADILPDAERAQLLGEWNATAEEFPAGTVLDRIEAMAAARPDAPAVLAADVRLTYGELDAYANRIAHHLAAQGAGPETVVGVCLDRGPDLVAALLAVWKTGAAYVPLDATNPAERLRHVLTDSGAALLLTDSALAHATDGFTGTRVLLDHERAAVAQRPADAPPRCGDPDALAYVIYTSGSTGTPKGVMVTHGGLANHLGWAARELMSDGDGGAPLFSSIAFDLPATNLYVPLMTGGPVHVLPADLDLAGLGTALDAAGPFDFVKLTPGHLDLLAHQLDAEQTARLARTVLVAGEALSARTANHWLTALGGHRLINEYGPTEASIGSTAHPVTEPYDGPVPLGGPLPNTTAHVLDPAGHPLPVGVAGELHVGGHGVARGYLARPALTAERFVPDPFGPAGSRLYRTGDLARRLPGGSIEFLGRIDDQVKLRGYRIELGEIRAQLTGLPGVLDAVVVLRDDDAGEKSLAAYLVPDGPADPDLTAVREGLAAVLPEYMLPTAYAVVPAIPLTSNGKVDHRGLPVLDLARGAYRAPSTPTEERIAEIWGEILGLERIGVHDDFFALGGHSILAIRMTSRLQDAFDVDLTIRTVFEQSTVGGLAQAIEERIRAEIDQLTDTELA; from the coding sequence GTGGCACGTCAGTCGCCCCTCCACCTTCTCTTCTCGGACCTGGCAGCCCAGGCCCCGGACCGGACCGCCCTCGTCGACGGCGACGGCGGGCGCGGGATCGGTTACGCGGAGCTCGACGCGGAGGCCAATCGGCTGGCGCACCTGTTGTGCGCGGCCGGTGTGGGCCGGGGATCGCTCGTCGCCGTGCACCTGCCGCTCTCCGCGGACCTGCCGACGGCACTGCTCGCGGTCTGGCGGGCGGGCGCGGCGGTCCTGCCGCTGCCGGCCGACGTGCCGGATGAGGGGCTGCGGGCGCTGCGCCGGTACGCCGAGCCGGCGGCCGTCCTGACCCAGGGCAACGCGGCGGCCGCCCTGCGCGCCGGAGCCGGACCGGCTCCGGTGATCGACCTCGACGCCGAGCGCGACACCTTGCGTTCCCAGGCGGCCACCCCGCCCGCGGTAAGCGTCGAGGACGACGATCTGGCCTGGGGAGTCCAACTGGCCGACGATGGCCAGTATCTGATGGCGGATCACGCGACCGTCGCACACCACGTCCGCTGGACCACCCGCCGCTTCGGTGTGACCGACGCGGACCGTGTGCTGTGCACGCCCTCCGGCCTCGCCTCCTACTGGCCGCTGTTCACCGCCCTCACCACCGGTGCGACCGTGGTGACGGCCACGGCGAAGGCCCCCCTCGCCCACACTGTCGCCGGCCACGGCGTCACCGTCATGCCGATCGCCGCCTCCGGTCTCGACGCCGCCGCGGCAGAAGGTGACTGGGCCGCCTGCGGCGCCCTGCGCCTCGTCCTCGCGGCAGGAAGCCCCGCCGGTCCCGCCCCCACCGCTGTCGTCACCGCGGCCGGCGCCCAGGCCTGGCAGGTGTACGGCCCCGACAGCGGTGCGCTCGCCGTCACCGCGTGCCCTGTGGAAGGCGGGTCCGGCGATGCCGCGGCCGCCGCATCCCTCGGACGGCCGGTCGACAAGGTGCGCGTGCTCGTGCTCGACGCGTACGGAGACCCGGTACCCCCCGGCGTTCCGGGCGAGCTGCATGTCGCCGGTTCCGCGGTGGCGCGCGGGATCCTCGGCGACCCGCTCGCCACGGCCGAGCGGCTGCGGCCCGCCCCCTTCGGGGCGCCGGGCTCGCGCATGTACCGGACGGGCGACGAGGTCCGCTGGCGCGCGGACGGCGCCGTGGAGCTCCTCGGCCGGGTCTCCGATGGCGCACAGGCGCCCGCCGCCTTCGCCGCCGAACTTCCCGGGCGGCCGGTCCACGCGGCCCCGGTCACCTCCGCCGAACGCGCCGTCTGCCAGACGTGGTCGGAGCTGCTCGGCATCGCCGACATCGGCCTCGACGACAACTTCTTCCAGCTCGGCGGACACTCCCTCGTCCTCACCCAGCTCGCCGAAATGCTGCACAGGACCACCGGCCGCCAAGTGGTGCTCGCCGACCTCTTCGCCGCGGTCACGGTCCGCGAGCAGGCCGCGCTCGTCGACTCCGCAGCCGCCGTCGAACCCGCCGTCACCCCCGTTCCCCGCGACGGGGAACTCCCGCTGTCCTTCGGCCAGCGCCGGCTGTGGTTCATGAACACGATGCACCCCAAGAGCCCGGAGTGGACGGCGCCCCTCTTCATCCGGCTCTCCCCGGACATCTCCGCCGACGCCGTCCGCCGCGCGCTCGACATCCTCGGCGAGCGGCACGAGGCGCTGCGCACCCGTTACGCCTCCCGCGGCGGCGAACCCGTACAGATCGTCGAGCCGTACACGCCGGTCGAGCTGCGGGTCGTCGACGGCGAGCGCGACGACCTCCTCCCCGTCTACGCCGAGCAGTTCGAGGCGGGCTTCGACCTGGAGGGCGGTCAGGTCTGGCGGGCACTGCTCGGCCGGGCCCCCGGCGAGGACCAGCTGCTCCTTGTCACCATCCACCACGTCGCCTGCGACGGCTGGTCATCGGCGGTCCTGGAGGACGAGTTCCGCACCCTGTGCCGTGCCCTGCACGCCGGTGAGCCGACCGACTTGCCCGAACTGCCGGTGCAGTACGCGGACTTCGCGTCCTGGCAGCAACAGTGGCGCACCACCGAGCGGCTCGCCGACGACCTGGACTTCTGGCGCCGCACGCTCGACGGCATGGCCCCGCTCGAACTGCCCACCGACCACCCGCGCCCCCCGGAGCGCGACCCTCACGGCTCCGTCGTCACCTTCAGCATCCCGCAGCCCCTCGTCGACGCCGCGACCGCGCTCGGCCGCCGCAACGAGGCCACGCCGTTCATGACGCTCCTCACGGCCTTCGGCACCCTGCTCGCCCGGCACACCGGGCAGTGGGACGTCGTCGTCGGAGCCCCCGTCGCCGGCCGCACCCGGCCCGAACTGCGCCCCATGGTCGGCTTCTTCCTCAACTCCCTCGTCCTGCGCTGCCCCTTGGAGGCCGGACAGTCCTTCCAGGACGCCCTCGGCCGGGTGCGCGGTGCCTGTCTGGACGCCTTCGCCCACCAGGAAGTGCCCTTCGAGCACCTCGTCGAGGAACTGCGCCCCGAACGCGACCTGTCCCGCACCCCGCTCTACCAGGTCGCCTTCAACATGCACGACGAGCAGCTCACCGGCGGCATGCCCGACCGCACCGACCTCGACTACCTGCGCGGCGCCCGCCAGGTCTCCAAGACCGACCTGACCCTCTACGTGCGGCGCGAGGCCGACGGCACCTGGACCGGCGCCCTCGAATACGCCACCGCCCTGTTCGAGCACGCCACCATCGAGCGCTTCGCGGACCACTTCGTACGCCTCCTGGCCTCCGTGACCGCCGCCCCCGCCACCCCGCTCGCCGAGGCCGACATCCTGCCCGACGCCGAGCGCGCGCAGCTCCTCGGGGAGTGGAACGCGACCGCAGAGGAGTTCCCCGCCGGCACGGTCCTCGACCGGATCGAGGCCATGGCCGCCGCCCGCCCCGACGCCCCGGCCGTCCTCGCCGCCGACGTACGGCTGACGTACGGCGAACTCGACGCGTACGCCAACCGCATCGCCCATCATCTCGCCGCGCAGGGCGCGGGACCGGAGACCGTCGTCGGCGTCTGCCTCGACCGCGGGCCCGACCTGGTCGCCGCCCTCCTCGCCGTGTGGAAGACGGGCGCCGCCTACGTCCCGCTCGACGCGACCAACCCGGCCGAGCGACTGCGTCACGTCCTCACCGACAGCGGGGCGGCGTTGCTGCTCACCGACTCCGCCCTCGCGCACGCAACCGACGGCTTCACCGGCACCCGTGTCCTCCTGGACCACGAGCGCGCGGCGGTCGCACAACGCCCCGCCGACGCCCCGCCGCGGTGCGGCGACCCGGACGCCCTCGCCTACGTCATCTACACCTCCGGCTCGACCGGCACCCCCAAGGGAGTGATGGTCACCCACGGCGGCCTCGCCAACCATCTCGGCTGGGCGGCAAGGGAGTTGATGTCCGACGGCGACGGCGGAGCGCCCCTGTTCTCCTCCATCGCCTTCGACCTGCCCGCCACCAACCTGTACGTGCCGCTGATGACCGGCGGCCCCGTGCACGTCCTGCCCGCCGATCTGGACCTCGCGGGCCTTGGCACGGCACTGGACGCCGCCGGACCGTTCGACTTCGTCAAGCTCACCCCCGGCCATCTGGACCTGCTCGCCCACCAGCTCGACGCCGAACAGACGGCCCGCCTCGCGAGGACCGTCCTTGTCGCGGGGGAGGCGCTGTCCGCAAGGACCGCCAACCACTGGCTGACCGCCCTCGGCGGCCACCGGCTGATCAACGAGTACGGCCCCACCGAGGCGTCGATCGGCTCCACCGCGCACCCGGTCACCGAGCCCTACGACGGCCCGGTCCCGCTCGGCGGCCCCCTGCCGAACACGACCGCCCACGTCCTCGACCCCGCGGGGCACCCTCTCCCCGTCGGCGTCGCGGGCGAGCTGCACGTCGGCGGGCACGGCGTGGCCCGCGGCTATCTGGCCCGCCCGGCACTGACCGCGGAACGCTTCGTGCCCGACCCGTTCGGCCCGGCAGGATCCCGCCTCTACCGCACCGGCGACCTCGCCCGCCGCCTCCCAGGCGGCAGCATCGAATTCCTCGGCCGCATCGACGACCAGGTCAAGCTGCGCGGCTACCGGATCGAACTCGGCGAGATCCGCGCCCAGTTGACGGGCCTTCCCGGTGTCCTTGACGCCGTGGTCGTGCTGCGCGACGACGACGCGGGCGAAAAGTCCCTGGCCGCCTACCTCGTCCCGGACGGCCCTGCCGACCCCGACCTGACCGCCGTACGCGAAGGGCTCGCGGCCGTGCTCCCCGAGTACATGCTGCCGACCGCCTACGCCGTCGTCCCGGCGATCCCGCTCACCTCCAACGGCAAGGTCGACCACCGCGGCCTGCCCGTCCTCGACCTGGCGAGGGGCGCCTACCGGGCGCCGTCCACGCCGACCGAGGAACGCATCGCCGAGATCTGGGGCGAGATCCTCGGCCTGGAGCGGATCGGCGTGCACGACGACTTCTTCGCACTGGGCGGACACTCCATCCTCGCCATCCGGATGACCTCCCGCCTCCAGGACGCCTTCGACGTCGACCTGACCATCCGGACGGTCTTCGAGCAGTCCACCGTCGGTGGACTCGCCCAGGCGATCGAGGAGCGGATCAGGGCCGAGATCGACCAGCTGACCGATACCGAACTCGCCTGA